A single window of Streptomyces griseoviridis DNA harbors:
- a CDS encoding MurR/RpiR family transcriptional regulator — protein MSAERDQGVSDSPAARLQALFEGHRLTPTQRRIAHSMVRRAADVPFLSSVELAELAGVSQPSVTRFAVALGFDGYPALRKHLREVAPAEQSADAGTYNEYQQAVEGEIENLRHLAELLADPRPLRRAGRLLAASRPLPVLGLRAAASQAYGFAYFAAKVHPDVRLLHEGGTMIQDRIEGAVRAGATALLCFALPRHPREVVDTLAFAKEAGLTVVTVADSAFAPVAKVSDLLLPAAVGTGLAFDTACAPMLLGRVLLEAMCDDLPDAQAALEQFDTRAATRGLFVE, from the coding sequence ATGAGCGCGGAGAGGGACCAGGGCGTGAGCGACAGCCCGGCCGCACGGTTGCAGGCACTCTTCGAGGGGCACCGGCTCACCCCCACCCAGCGGCGCATCGCGCACAGCATGGTGCGGCGGGCCGCCGACGTCCCGTTCCTGTCCAGCGTGGAGCTGGCCGAACTCGCCGGGGTCAGCCAGCCGTCCGTCACCCGCTTCGCCGTCGCCCTCGGCTTCGACGGCTACCCGGCGCTGCGCAAGCACCTGCGCGAGGTCGCGCCCGCCGAGCAGAGCGCCGACGCGGGCACCTACAACGAGTACCAGCAGGCCGTCGAGGGCGAGATCGAGAACCTCAGGCACCTCGCCGAACTCCTCGCCGACCCGCGCCCGCTGCGCCGTGCGGGCCGCCTCCTCGCGGCCTCACGCCCGCTGCCCGTCCTCGGCCTGCGCGCCGCCGCCTCCCAGGCCTACGGCTTCGCCTACTTCGCCGCCAAGGTCCACCCCGACGTCCGGCTGCTGCACGAGGGCGGCACGATGATCCAGGACCGGATCGAGGGCGCCGTCAGGGCCGGCGCCACCGCCCTGCTCTGCTTCGCGCTGCCCCGGCACCCGCGCGAGGTCGTCGACACCCTCGCCTTCGCCAAGGAGGCCGGGCTGACCGTCGTCACCGTCGCCGACTCGGCCTTCGCGCCGGTCGCCAAGGTGTCCGACCTGCTGCTGCCCGCCGCCGTCGGCACCGGCCTCGCCTTCGACACCGCCTGCGCCCCGATGCTGCTCGGCCGGGTCCTCCTGGAGGCGATGTGCGACGACCTGCCCGACGCGCAGGCCGCCCTGGAGCAGTTCGACACTCGGGCGGCCACCCGCGGCCTGTTCGTCGAGTAG
- a CDS encoding aromatic amino acid ammonia-lyase produces MGSRVVEVLAAAPSLPTGLVVLDGTGLAVADVVRFADGTARPVPGTDALGRVGESWDAARRIAATGRVYGRSTGVGANRNEDVPTEAAAEHGLRLLRSHAGAIGDELPARQVRAMLAVRANQLLAGGAGLRPTVVTALCEALESGAHPVVNEFGSVGTGDIAALAQAGLALAGEHPWRGGGTDPASAAGGPDAAGAAYGPDAASAAEGPAAWSEAGGANPGGAGGPGDGGAGRRPLGVPAAQPLDNNDALAFISSNALTLGQSALALHELRGLVEATQVVAALSLLAVDGSHEAYAAPVHAARPHRGSGEVARRMRELIGAADRPTPPLGRLQDPYGFRCLPQIHGPAHDAADALEDIITVEINAAAENPLISPADLAAYHHGGFYQAQLALALDHFRLSLTQVARLSTSRLSTLNEPAYTRLRPFLADAEPASSGVMILEYAAGAALGDLRAFSAPASLGHAVLSRGVEEQASFASLAARQTLRACRAYRLVVGCELVAAVRALRQRGLGADPELPVGRALALAEPVLDADQADRPLTDDVTAAAALLDRFTDIWRGSGT; encoded by the coding sequence ATGGGGTCTCGCGTCGTGGAGGTGCTGGCCGCCGCGCCCTCCCTGCCCACCGGGCTCGTCGTCCTCGACGGGACCGGGCTCGCCGTCGCCGACGTGGTGCGCTTCGCCGACGGCACCGCCCGTCCGGTGCCGGGGACCGACGCGCTGGGGCGGGTCGGCGAGTCCTGGGACGCCGCCCGCCGGATCGCCGCGACCGGCCGCGTCTACGGCCGCTCCACCGGCGTCGGCGCCAACCGCAACGAGGACGTGCCCACCGAGGCAGCCGCCGAACACGGCCTGCGGCTGCTGCGCAGCCACGCCGGCGCGATCGGCGACGAGCTGCCGGCCCGGCAGGTCCGCGCGATGCTCGCCGTCCGCGCCAACCAACTGCTGGCCGGCGGCGCCGGACTGCGGCCCACCGTCGTCACCGCCCTGTGCGAGGCGCTGGAGTCCGGCGCCCACCCGGTCGTCAACGAGTTCGGCTCGGTCGGCACCGGAGACATCGCGGCGCTGGCACAGGCGGGACTCGCCCTGGCGGGGGAGCACCCGTGGCGCGGCGGGGGCACGGACCCCGCGAGCGCCGCCGGGGGGCCGGACGCGGCGGGTGCTGCCTACGGCCCGGACGCGGCGAGTGCTGCCGAGGGCCCAGCGGCCTGGAGTGAGGCCGGGGGAGCGAACCCCGGGGGTGCCGGGGGCCCGGGTGACGGGGGTGCCGGGCGTCGTCCGCTCGGGGTGCCCGCGGCGCAGCCGCTGGACAACAACGACGCGCTCGCCTTCATCAGCAGCAACGCCCTCACCCTCGGCCAGTCCGCGCTCGCCCTGCACGAGCTGCGCGGGCTCGTCGAGGCCACCCAGGTCGTCGCCGCGCTGTCGCTGCTCGCCGTCGACGGCTCGCACGAGGCGTACGCCGCCCCCGTGCACGCCGCCCGCCCGCACCGCGGCTCGGGCGAGGTCGCCCGCCGGATGCGGGAGCTGATCGGCGCCGCCGACCGGCCCACCCCGCCCCTCGGCCGGCTCCAGGACCCGTACGGCTTCCGGTGCCTGCCCCAGATACACGGCCCTGCGCACGACGCCGCCGACGCCCTCGAAGACATCATCACCGTCGAGATCAACGCCGCCGCCGAGAACCCCCTGATCTCCCCCGCGGACCTCGCCGCCTACCACCACGGCGGCTTCTACCAGGCCCAACTCGCCCTGGCCCTCGACCACTTCCGGCTCTCCCTGACCCAGGTCGCGCGGCTCTCCACGTCCCGCCTCTCCACCCTCAACGAACCCGCGTACACCCGGCTGCGCCCCTTCCTCGCCGACGCCGAACCCGCCTCGTCCGGCGTGATGATCCTGGAGTACGCGGCCGGCGCCGCCCTCGGTGACCTGCGCGCCTTCTCCGCGCCCGCCTCCCTCGGCCACGCTGTACTCTCCCGGGGCGTCGAGGAACAGGCCAGCTTCGCCTCGCTCGCCGCCCGCCAGACGCTCCGGGCCTGCCGCGCGTACCGTCTGGTGGTCGGCTGCGAACTCGTCGCCGCCGTACGGGCGCTGCGTCAGCGGGGCCTCGGCGCCGACCCGGAGCTGCCGGTCGGCCGGGCGCTCGCGCTCGCCGAGCCGGTGCTCGACGCGGACCAGGCCGACCGGCCGCTCACGGACGACGTGACGGCCGCGGCCGCACTGCTTGACCGGTTCACGGACATCTGGAGGGGGAGCGGGACATGA
- a CDS encoding carbonic anhydrase yields the protein MASNRRAFLTATAVGALTVAPAQAVPNGTTGGPRPPSPRAALDELLAGNHRYASGRPLHPHEGGGRRRLLAAEQHPFAVVVGCVDSRVPPELVFDQGLGDLLCIRTAGQVLDEAVLASIQYGVEVLRVPLVLVLGHERCGAVAATLDHLRAGVPVPGHLELLVEEIAPAARRTRGLPGDWAEHTMTAHTRWVRDAIRADPAFVPAHVAAARFDLDTGLVSLIP from the coding sequence ATGGCCTCGAACCGCAGGGCCTTTCTGACAGCCACCGCCGTCGGCGCGCTGACCGTCGCCCCCGCTCAGGCGGTGCCCAACGGGACGACCGGCGGCCCCCGCCCGCCGTCTCCCCGGGCCGCCCTCGACGAACTGCTCGCCGGCAACCACCGCTACGCCAGCGGCCGCCCGCTCCACCCGCACGAAGGCGGTGGACGCCGGCGGCTGCTGGCCGCCGAGCAGCACCCGTTCGCCGTGGTGGTCGGCTGCGTCGACTCCCGGGTACCGCCCGAGCTGGTCTTCGACCAGGGCCTCGGCGACCTGCTGTGCATAAGAACGGCGGGCCAGGTGCTCGACGAGGCGGTGCTCGCCTCCATCCAGTACGGCGTCGAGGTGCTGCGGGTGCCGCTGGTGCTGGTCCTCGGGCACGAGCGGTGCGGGGCGGTCGCGGCGACGCTCGATCACCTGCGGGCCGGGGTGCCGGTGCCCGGCCACCTCGAACTGCTGGTGGAGGAGATCGCCCCGGCCGCCCGCCGCACCCGGGGCCTGCCGGGCGACTGGGCCGAGCACACCATGACGGCCCACACCCGCTGGGTCCGCGACGCCATCCGCGCCGACCCGGCCTTCGTCCCGGCTCATGTGGCGGCGGCCCGCTTCGACCTCGACACGGGCCTGGTCTCCCTCATCCCCTAG
- a CDS encoding SulP family inorganic anion transporter has translation MNRVLSVLPSAADLRSMTRDPRRDLLCGLTVAVVALPLALGFGVSSGLGAAAGLTGAVVAGALAALCGGSARQISGPTGAMTVVLVPIAHHYGTDGVLTVGLLAGVLLLGLAFARAGSVMAYVPAPVIAGFTLGIAGVIALQQLPNALGVPLPPGERVALIAVRAAGEFGSLPRWPAPLLAAGCAALLLAGARRRPAVPFSLVAVAAATLVAEVLRLPVARLGALPGPLPAPSLAFLDVAHLPSLLAPAAAVAVLAALESLLSASIADGMRPGARHDPSKELFGQGVANLAAPLFGGLPATGAIARTAVNVRTGAVSRLAALAQAVLLAGIATAAAPLVARVPLAALAGVLLATAVRMVDSEAVRAMARATRGDALVLVLTAAATLALDLVRAVLIGLGVSVLLALRAAVRGTRFTPAASDELPGAGCATVTYRFDGPLLFAAAHRFREGLARVDGVAAVDLRLSGLTAVDATGALALRDAVGELRERGIEVRVTDVAPGHRRALESLGVLPAAVAPTRERGAVPSALGAPAP, from the coding sequence ATGAACCGCGTCCTCTCCGTCCTGCCCTCCGCCGCCGATCTCCGTTCCATGACCCGTGACCCGCGCCGCGATCTGCTCTGCGGGCTGACCGTCGCCGTCGTCGCGCTGCCGCTCGCCCTCGGGTTCGGGGTCAGTTCGGGGCTCGGGGCCGCCGCGGGGCTGACCGGCGCGGTCGTCGCCGGGGCGCTCGCCGCGCTCTGCGGTGGCAGCGCCCGGCAGATCAGCGGGCCGACCGGCGCGATGACGGTGGTCCTCGTGCCGATCGCGCACCACTACGGCACCGACGGCGTCCTCACCGTCGGCCTGCTCGCCGGTGTGCTCCTGCTGGGCCTCGCCTTCGCCCGCGCCGGGTCCGTCATGGCGTACGTGCCCGCCCCGGTGATCGCCGGTTTCACCCTCGGCATCGCCGGGGTGATCGCCCTCCAGCAGCTCCCGAACGCGCTGGGCGTCCCGCTGCCGCCCGGCGAGCGGGTCGCGCTGATCGCCGTGCGGGCCGCCGGTGAGTTCGGGTCGCTGCCGCGCTGGCCCGCGCCGCTGCTCGCGGCCGGTTGCGCCGCTCTGCTGCTGGCGGGCGCCCGCCGCAGGCCCGCCGTGCCGTTCTCGCTGGTCGCGGTGGCCGCCGCGACCCTCGTCGCCGAGGTCCTCCGGCTGCCGGTGGCCAGGCTCGGCGCGCTCCCCGGCCCGCTGCCCGCCCCCTCGCTCGCCTTCCTCGACGTCGCGCACCTCCCGTCGCTGCTGGCGCCCGCCGCCGCGGTCGCCGTCCTCGCCGCGCTGGAGTCGCTGCTGTCCGCGTCGATCGCCGACGGCATGCGCCCCGGCGCGCGCCACGACCCGTCGAAGGAACTCTTCGGGCAGGGCGTCGCCAACCTCGCGGCCCCGCTGTTCGGCGGGCTCCCTGCGACCGGGGCGATCGCGCGCACCGCCGTCAACGTCCGCACGGGCGCCGTCTCCCGGCTGGCCGCCCTCGCCCAGGCGGTGCTGCTGGCCGGGATCGCGACGGCCGCCGCGCCCCTGGTGGCGCGCGTCCCGCTGGCCGCCCTCGCGGGGGTGCTGCTGGCGACGGCGGTCCGGATGGTCGACTCGGAGGCGGTGCGGGCGATGGCGCGGGCGACCCGCGGGGACGCCCTGGTCCTCGTGCTGACCGCGGCCGCCACCCTCGCCCTCGACCTGGTGCGCGCGGTGCTGATCGGGCTGGGCGTCTCGGTGCTGCTCGCGCTGCGCGCGGCGGTGCGCGGCACCCGGTTCACCCCGGCCGCCTCGGACGAGCTGCCCGGCGCCGGTTGCGCCACGGTGACCTACCGCTTCGACGGCCCGCTGCTGTTCGCCGCCGCGCACCGCTTCCGCGAGGGCCTCGCCCGGGTGGACGGCGTCGCGGCGGTGGATCTGCGGCTCTCGGGTCTGACGGCGGTGGACGCGACGGGCGCCCTCGCGCTGCGGGACGCGGTCGGTGAGCTGCGCGAGCGGGGCATCGAGGTCCGCGTCACCGACGTCGCCCCCGGCCACCGCCGCGCTCTTGAGTCCCTCGGGGTGCTCCCCGCTGCTGTCGCCCCCACCCGGGAGAGGGGGGCTGTCCCCAGTGCGCTGGGCGCTCCGGCTCCCTAA
- a CDS encoding cystathionine beta-synthase, with the protein MQFHDSMISLVGNTPLLRLNNVTQGIQATVLAKVEYFNPGGSVKDRIALRMIEAAEESGELLPGGTIVEPTSGNTGVGLAIVAQQKGYKCIFVCPDKVSTDKINVLRAYGAEVVVCPTAVDPEHPDSYYNVSDRLVRETPGAWKPDQYSNPNNPLSHYHSTGPELWEQTEGRITHFVAGVGTGGTISGTGRYLKDASDGRVQVVGADPEGSVYSGGSGRPYLVEGVGEDFWPTAYDRTVADEIVPVSDKDSFQMTRRLAKEEGLLVGGSCGMAVVAALRVAERLGPDDVVVVLLPDSGRGYLSKIFNDEWMADYGFLEDGGPSARVADVLSDKAHGAIPSLVHMHPEETVGEAIEVLREYGVSQMPVVKPGAGHPDVMAAEVVGSVVERELLDALFSQRASLTDPLEKHMSAPLPQVGSGEPVGDLMSVLGAADAAIVLVEGKPTGVVSRQDLLAFLAKGGK; encoded by the coding sequence GTGCAATTCCACGACTCGATGATCAGCCTCGTCGGCAACACCCCGCTGCTGAGGCTCAACAACGTGACCCAGGGCATCCAGGCGACCGTCCTGGCCAAGGTCGAGTACTTCAACCCGGGCGGCTCCGTGAAGGACCGCATCGCTCTGCGCATGATCGAGGCCGCGGAAGAGAGCGGCGAGCTGCTGCCCGGCGGCACGATCGTCGAGCCGACCAGCGGGAACACCGGGGTCGGGCTCGCCATCGTGGCGCAGCAGAAGGGGTACAAGTGCATCTTCGTGTGCCCCGACAAGGTGAGCACCGACAAGATCAACGTGCTGCGCGCGTACGGCGCCGAGGTCGTCGTCTGCCCCACCGCCGTCGACCCCGAGCACCCGGACTCGTACTACAACGTCTCCGACCGGCTGGTGCGCGAGACGCCCGGGGCGTGGAAGCCCGACCAGTACTCCAACCCGAACAACCCGCTCTCCCACTACCACTCCACCGGCCCTGAGCTGTGGGAGCAGACGGAGGGCCGGATCACGCACTTCGTGGCGGGCGTCGGTACCGGCGGCACCATCTCCGGCACCGGCCGCTACCTGAAGGACGCGAGCGACGGCCGGGTCCAGGTCGTCGGCGCGGACCCGGAGGGCTCCGTGTACTCCGGCGGCTCCGGGCGGCCCTACCTCGTGGAGGGCGTCGGCGAGGACTTCTGGCCGACCGCCTACGACCGCACGGTCGCCGACGAGATCGTGCCGGTCTCCGACAAGGACTCCTTCCAGATGACCCGCAGGCTCGCCAAGGAGGAGGGCCTGCTGGTGGGCGGCTCCTGCGGGATGGCCGTCGTCGCCGCGCTGCGGGTCGCCGAGCGGCTCGGCCCCGACGACGTCGTCGTCGTCCTGCTGCCGGACAGCGGGCGCGGCTACCTCAGCAAGATCTTCAACGACGAGTGGATGGCCGACTACGGCTTCCTGGAGGACGGCGGCCCCAGCGCCCGCGTCGCCGACGTGCTCAGCGACAAGGCGCACGGCGCCATCCCGTCCCTCGTCCACATGCATCCGGAGGAGACCGTCGGCGAGGCCATCGAGGTGCTGCGCGAGTACGGCGTCTCGCAGATGCCGGTCGTGAAGCCGGGCGCCGGGCACCCGGACGTGATGGCCGCCGAGGTCGTCGGCTCGGTCGTGGAGCGGGAGCTGCTCGACGCGCTGTTCAGCCAGCGGGCCTCGCTCACCGACCCGCTGGAGAAGCACATGTCGGCCCCGCTGCCCCAGGTGGGCTCGGGCGAGCCGGTCGGCGACCTGATGTCGGTGCTCGGCGCGGCCGACGCGGCGATCGTCCTCGTCGAGGGCAAGCCGACCGGTGTGGTCTCCCGGCAGGACCTGCTGGCGTTCCTCGCCAAGGGCGGCAAGTAG
- a CDS encoding SGNH/GDSL hydrolase family protein — MTSMSRARVARRIAAGAAYGGGGIGLAGAAAVGVVLAELRMAKRQVGHGSGGRVPVADGRYGHTYDSPGEPPLRLTVLGDSTAAGQGVHRAGQTPGALLASGLAAVAERPVELHNVALPGATSDDLDRQVALVLADASRVPDICVIMIGANDVTHHLPATRSVRHLSGAVRRLRTAGAEVVVGTCPDLGTIEPVQQPLRWLARRASRQLAAAQTIGTVQQGGRTVSLGDLLGPEFAANPRELFGPDNYHPSAEGYATAAMAVLPTLCAALGLWPAEEDRPEISRREGFLPVARAAAEAAAEPGTEVTAAVPTGPRGPWALLKRRRRRRVREPEPAPAGQSPASDRRSDQASA, encoded by the coding sequence ATGACCAGCATGTCGAGGGCGCGGGTGGCCCGGCGGATCGCGGCAGGTGCGGCGTACGGCGGCGGCGGGATCGGGTTGGCCGGCGCGGCGGCGGTCGGGGTGGTGCTGGCCGAGCTGCGGATGGCCAAGCGCCAGGTGGGGCACGGCTCGGGCGGCCGGGTCCCGGTGGCCGACGGCAGGTACGGACACACGTACGACTCCCCCGGAGAGCCGCCGCTGCGGCTGACGGTGCTCGGCGACTCCACGGCCGCGGGCCAGGGCGTCCACCGGGCGGGCCAGACCCCGGGCGCGCTGCTGGCGTCGGGGCTCGCGGCGGTCGCGGAACGGCCGGTGGAGCTGCACAACGTGGCGCTGCCCGGGGCCACCTCCGACGACCTGGACCGCCAGGTGGCGCTGGTCCTCGCGGACGCGTCCCGGGTGCCGGACATCTGCGTGATCATGATCGGCGCCAATGACGTCACCCACCATCTGCCGGCCACCCGCTCGGTCCGCCATCTGTCGGGTGCGGTGCGGCGGCTGCGCACGGCCGGCGCGGAGGTCGTCGTCGGGACCTGTCCCGACCTGGGCACCATCGAGCCGGTCCAGCAGCCGCTGCGCTGGCTCGCGCGCCGGGCGTCCCGGCAGCTCGCGGCGGCGCAGACGATCGGCACGGTCCAGCAGGGCGGCCGGACGGTGTCGCTCGGCGACCTGCTGGGCCCCGAGTTCGCGGCCAACCCGCGCGAGCTGTTCGGTCCCGACAACTACCACCCGTCGGCGGAGGGGTACGCCACCGCCGCGATGGCCGTGCTGCCGACGCTCTGCGCGGCGCTCGGCCTCTGGCCCGCCGAGGAGGACCGCCCCGAGATCTCCCGCCGCGAGGGCTTCCTGCCGGTGGCGAGGGCGGCCGCGGAGGCGGCGGCGGAGCCGGGCACGGAGGTGACGGCGGCGGTGCCGACCGGGCCGCGCGGCCCCTGGGCGCTGCTGAAGCGGCGCAGGCGGCGGCGGGTGCGCGAGCCGGAGCCCGCGCCGGCCGGCCAGAGCCCCGCGAGCGACCGGAGAAGCGACCAAGCAAGCGCTTAG
- a CDS encoding acetyl-CoA C-acetyltransferase: MPEAVIVSTARSPIGRAFKGSLKELRPDDLTATIIEAALAKVPGLDPRDIDDLMLGCGLPGGEQGNNLGRIVAVQMGMDNLPGCTITRYCSSSLQTSRMALHAIKAGEGDVFISAGVEMVSRFAKGNSDSLPDTHNPFFAEAEARTAEVAQREGTDWHDPREDGLVPDAYIAMGQTAENLARAKGITRRDMDEFGVRSQNLAEQALKNGFWEREITPVTLPDGTIVAKDDGPRPGVTLEGVEGLKPVFRPDGLVTAGNCCPLNDGAAAVVVMSDTKAAELGLTPLARIVSTGVSGLSPEIMGLGPVEASNQALRRAGLTIDDIDLVEINEAFAAQVIPSYRELGVDLDRLNVNGGAIAVGHPFGMTGARITGTLINSLQFHDKQFGLETMCVGGGQGMAMVIERLS, translated from the coding sequence ATGCCCGAAGCCGTGATCGTCTCGACCGCCCGCTCCCCCATCGGCCGCGCCTTCAAGGGCTCCCTCAAGGAGCTGCGCCCCGACGACCTCACCGCCACCATCATCGAGGCCGCCCTCGCCAAGGTGCCCGGCCTCGACCCCCGGGACATCGACGACCTGATGCTCGGCTGCGGCCTGCCCGGCGGCGAGCAGGGCAACAACCTCGGCCGGATCGTCGCCGTCCAGATGGGCATGGACAACCTGCCGGGCTGCACGATCACCCGCTACTGCTCGTCGTCCCTCCAGACCAGCCGGATGGCCCTGCACGCCATCAAGGCGGGCGAGGGCGACGTCTTCATCTCGGCCGGCGTCGAGATGGTCTCCCGCTTCGCCAAGGGCAACTCCGACAGCCTCCCCGACACCCACAACCCGTTCTTCGCCGAGGCCGAGGCGCGCACCGCCGAGGTCGCCCAGCGGGAGGGCACCGACTGGCACGACCCGCGCGAGGACGGCCTGGTACCGGACGCGTACATCGCGATGGGCCAGACCGCGGAGAACCTCGCCCGCGCCAAGGGCATCACCCGCCGGGACATGGACGAGTTCGGCGTCCGCTCGCAGAACCTGGCCGAGCAGGCCCTCAAGAACGGCTTCTGGGAGCGGGAGATCACCCCGGTGACGCTGCCCGACGGCACGATCGTCGCCAAGGACGACGGTCCGCGGCCCGGCGTCACGCTGGAGGGCGTCGAGGGCCTCAAGCCGGTCTTCCGCCCCGACGGCCTGGTGACGGCGGGCAACTGCTGCCCGCTCAACGACGGCGCCGCCGCGGTCGTCGTCATGTCCGACACCAAGGCGGCCGAGCTGGGCCTGACCCCGCTGGCCCGGATCGTCTCCACCGGAGTCTCCGGACTCTCCCCCGAGATCATGGGCCTCGGCCCGGTCGAGGCGAGCAACCAGGCGCTGCGGCGGGCCGGTCTGACGATCGACGACATCGATCTGGTCGAGATCAACGAGGCGTTCGCCGCGCAGGTCATCCCCTCCTACCGCGAACTCGGCGTCGACCTGGACCGGCTGAACGTCAACGGCGGCGCCATCGCCGTCGGCCACCCCTTCGGCATGACCGGCGCCCGGATCACCGGCACGCTGATCAACTCCCTCCAGTTCCACGACAAGCAGTTCGGCCTGGAGACCATGTGCGTGGGCGGCGGCCAGGGCATGGCGATGGTCATCGAGCGCCTGAGCTGA
- a CDS encoding DUF4287 domain-containing protein has product MSHVFSQETHRNLLARIPHCTGREVSDWLRTVEEGPSLFRFEDKVSWLRAEHDLSYGHAKALVHEFDLRRAARKLR; this is encoded by the coding sequence ATGTCCCACGTGTTCTCCCAGGAGACCCATCGCAACCTGCTCGCCCGCATCCCGCACTGCACCGGTCGTGAGGTGTCCGACTGGCTGCGCACGGTGGAGGAGGGCCCGAGCCTCTTCCGCTTCGAGGACAAGGTCAGCTGGCTCCGCGCGGAGCACGACCTCTCCTACGGCCACGCCAAGGCGCTCGTCCACGAGTTCGACCTGAGAAGGGCCGCCCGCAAGCTGCGCTAG
- a CDS encoding Bax inhibitor-1/YccA family protein — translation MRSRNPVFSRRGFSRDNGYAGFNAAPQAGGPAVGTQANPHGQGNPYAQPAGNPYAQNPYAQQDLQQGAPPQAPAAGRMTIDDVVLRTASTLGTLIVTAALAWALLPVDDANIGRSYGIAIGAALIGMVLAFVQSFKRKASPALILSYAAFEGVFLGVVSSVVDNRIASGAAMQAVIGTMAVFAGVLVAYKAGWIRVNRRFYGFVMAAALGFVLLMMVNMLFAVFGGGDGLGFRSGPLGIVFGIVGILLGACFLALDFKQVEDGIAYGAPREESWLAAFGLTLTLVWIYMEFLRLIAILNSND, via the coding sequence ATGAGGAGCAGAAACCCGGTCTTCTCGCGACGGGGGTTCAGCCGCGACAACGGCTACGCGGGCTTCAACGCCGCGCCGCAGGCCGGGGGACCAGCTGTCGGCACGCAGGCCAACCCGCACGGCCAGGGCAACCCGTACGCCCAGCCGGCCGGCAACCCCTACGCGCAGAACCCCTACGCGCAGCAGGACCTCCAGCAAGGGGCCCCGCCGCAGGCACCGGCCGCCGGCCGGATGACCATCGACGACGTCGTGCTCCGCACGGCGTCCACGCTGGGCACCCTGATCGTCACGGCCGCCCTCGCCTGGGCGCTGCTGCCGGTCGACGACGCCAACATCGGCCGCTCGTACGGCATCGCCATCGGTGCCGCGCTGATCGGCATGGTCCTGGCGTTCGTCCAGTCCTTCAAGCGCAAGGCGTCGCCCGCGCTGATCCTGTCGTACGCCGCGTTCGAGGGCGTCTTCCTCGGCGTCGTCTCCAGCGTCGTCGACAACCGCATCGCGAGCGGCGCGGCCATGCAGGCCGTGATCGGCACGATGGCGGTCTTCGCCGGTGTCCTGGTGGCCTACAAGGCCGGCTGGATCCGCGTCAACCGCAGGTTCTACGGCTTCGTGATGGCCGCGGCCCTCGGCTTCGTGCTGCTGATGATGGTGAACATGCTGTTCGCGGTCTTCGGCGGCGGTGACGGCCTCGGCTTCCGCAGCGGCCCGCTCGGCATCGTCTTCGGCATCGTCGGCATCCTGCTCGGCGCGTGCTTCCTCGCCCTGGACTTCAAGCAGGTCGAGGACGGCATCGCCTACGGCGCGCCGCGCGAGGAGTCGTGGCTCGCGGCCTTCGGCCTGACGCTGACGCTCGTGTGGATCTACATGGAGTTCCTGAGGCTCATCGCGATCCTCAACAGCAACGACTAG